One Anatilimnocola floriformis genomic window, GCCGAAAGCAGCTTGTTGCAATCGATCGCCAATCAAACCAAGGGAAAGTACTACGCGGTCAACAATCCCAAGGCCATTCCGAAAATCTTTCAGCGCGAGAGTCGCCGGGTTGCTCGGCCGCTGTTGCATCAAGAACGCTTTCAGCCGTTCGTGGTGCCAGGCGCGCAGGGACACGAGATGCTGCAGAACATCGACGGCGATCTGCCGCAACTCGATGGTTTCGTGATGACGACAGTGAAGGAGAATCCGCTCGTCGAAGTGCTGATGCGTTCGCCCGTACCGATCAGCAAGGATGAAGACGGGAAGCAAGATCCGCGGAACTCGACGATTCTCGCGGTGTGGACCTACGGCGCTGGCAAGACCTGCGTCTTTACCTCTGACGCCGGCGCGCAATGGGCCAAGGACTGGACCGGCTGGGAGAATTACAACAAGTTCTATAGTCAGATGATTCGCTGGGCGATGCGCCCCGTGAACGAAGAAGGGAAGTTCAGCGTCGCGACGGAAGTGAAAGACGGCAAGGTTCGCGTTGTCGTCACCGCGCTGAAGGAAGACGATGAGTTTTTGAACTTCCTGAATATGTCGGGCGTCGGCGCCGATCCGGAATTGAAAAACTTGCAGCTCAACATGCAGCAAGAAGCGCCGGGCCGCTACGTCGGCGAGTTCGATGCCGACAAGGCCGGCAGCTATTTGCTCGCCATCAACACTGGCACGGGCGGTGCGCCGCTGCTGACCGGCATCACAGTTCCTTACTCGGCGGAATATCGCGAGCGCGAGTCGAACATGGCCGTGCTCGAAGGTCTCGCCAAGATTGTTCCCAGCGGCAGCACGCAGGCCGGCACGCTGATCGACGAACCGCTCGATCGCGACACCGTGCCGCGACTCGTCAAGAAGCACGACAGCTTTCGTCGCACGCTGCAAAAGGCCAACAGCAGTCACGACATTTGGCCGATCTTCCTGATGGTAGCCGGCGTGATTTTTCTCGGCGACGTGTTTGTCCGCCGCGTACAAGTCAGTTTCGATTGGATCCTGCCGGCCCTGCTGGTTGGTTGGAATTGGCTCCTCCGCCGCGAAGCCGAAGCTGCACCCGACGAACGGATGGATCGCCTTCGCAACTTGAAGGCGAGTGTTTCCGGCCAGATGGATGAACGCCGCGCTGCCGCCCGGTTTGAACCGCAAGTCGATACCGACGCGCCGGCTCGCGACCCGAATGAAGTCCTCGGCGAAGCATCGGCAGCCGGTCCCGCCCAACCGCCACCACAACAACGCCCCACCAGCCAGGCGCCGCAAACCGAAGAAGAGTCGTACACCGAACGACTCCTCAAAGCCAAGCGGAAGAACCGTCCGCCGCAGTGATCATTAAAATTAACTTTGTTCGTTCATCAGCCAGACCCCACCGAGCTTGCTCGGTGGTGAAATGATTATGCACCAGTCAGCAACCGCGAAAATCACTGCCCCCACCGAGCTCGTCTCGGTGGAGCAAATGATTTCCACGGTGGTTCAATCATCCGCTCCACCGGCACCAGGCCGGTGGGGGCGAAGACTGCGACCTTGGAGTCTGGTGCAAAATCAGTGCTCCACCGAGCAAGCTCGGCGGGGGCAGAATTTTTCATTCATTCAAACAGACAATTAATTTAAGCACCCCTGAGGAGCATTCATGAGTATCGGCGAGTCGATGCAGAAGCAGGCCGAGGAATTTCGCAATCGGTACAACGCAGTCCGCGAGCAGATCGGCCGCGTGATCGTCGGCCACGACGACATCGTGCATGGCGTGCTCACGGGCATGTTCATCGGCGGCCATTGCTTGCTCGAAGGGGTTCCCGGCCTCGGCAAGACGATGCTCGTGCGCACGCTGGCCGAAACGCTCGATCTGAAATTCAACCGCGTGCAATTCACGCCCGACCTCATGCCGTCCGACATTCTCGGCACGAACATGATCAACGAAAACGCCGAAGGCCGCCGCGTCTTCGAGTTTCAACGCGGCCCGATCTTCACGCAGATTCTGCTCGCCGACGAAATCAACCGCGCCACACCGAAGACCCAATCGGCGATGCTCGAAACGATGCAAGAAGGCACCGTCACCGTCGCCGGCCAGCGCTACGAACTCGAAAAACCGTTCTTCGTCCTCGCCACGCAAAACCCGATCGAACAAGAAGGGACCTACCCGCTGCCGGAAGCGCAGCTCGACCGCTTCTTGTTCAAACTGGTCGTCGGCTACTCGGGCCGCGAAGAGTTGGCCACGATCGTCGATCGCACGACGAAGGGCATCAACATTCGCCCCGAGAAAGTGATGGACGGCACGGAAATTCGCACCTGGCAAAAGCTGATCCGCGACGTGATCCTCGCCCAGCACGTGCAGGACTACATCGTGCGATTGATTCTCGCGACGCATCCCAACGGCCCGTACGCCCTGCCGATCACCAACCAATACCTCCGCTGGGGCAGCAGCCCCCGCGGCGCGCAAACGATCGCTCTCGCCTCCAAGGTGCGTGCACTCCTTGAAGGCCGCTACAACGTCAGCTTCGAAGACGTCCGCCGCTCGTTCCTCCCCGCGATGCGCCACCGCGTGATTCTGAATTTCGAAGCCCAAGCCGAAGGCCTCGATACCGATCACGTGCTGCTCGAAATCCTCGAGAAGCTGCCCGAGAAGGGCGAAGACGCGCCGGTAAAGGCGGCACTGGCGCGATAAGGAGCAAGAGGATGGAAATCAACGACGAAGCAGAGCAACGGAAATCTAAACTCAAAGCCGTCATCGAACGGATGCAGCGAAACCCAATTGCGTTCGACGCGCCGAAGTTCACGCGAGAGGAACTACACGAGCGGCGCGAGCGACCAACCGATAAACACGATTCCCCTTAGCCACCAGCTTTAGCTGGTGGTCGGACGGAGAAAAGGTTCCCGGCTTTAGCCATTAACAATCGACGTCGATCGTGGAATGGCTAAAGCCGGATCCTTCGAGATCGTGAACCACCAGCTAAAGCTGGTGGCAAAGAGGAAGAAAGAACTACTGTCGATCAACACGATTTCACATCATCCACTAACAAACCCCGGACACCTGCCATGTCCAACCATTGCTTCCACGAGATCTTCCTCCACATCACCTGGCACACCAAAGACAGCTATCCCTTGATCACCGCCAGCATCGAATCCGAAGTTCATTCACTGCTACGCAAACGCTGCGGCGAGGCCAAAGGAGTCTGGCTGCACGCACTCAACGGAACGCCAAATCACGTCCATATCGCGATCAGTATCGAACCGACGGTCACCATTAGCGATTTCATCGGTCAGCTCAAAGGCGGCTCAGCGTTTGACTTCAACAAGACAGCCCGCATGAAGCGCATGGAATGGCAGCGCGGTTATGGCGTGGTGAGTTTCGGCAAACTGAACCTGCCTTGGGTCACTCGCTATATCGATAACCAGAAAGAACACCACGGCTGCGGAACGCAGATTGATCGACTCGAGCGGTTTTGCGAATACGATGAAGGAGAGGGATATGATGCCCGCAGTTATTGAGCGTGAACCAATAGCAGGAAGTTTCCGGTTTCAGCCATTCGATGGTCGACGTCGATTATCGATGGCTAAAGCCGGAGACTTTTAGGGATTGCGATCCACCAGCTAAAGCTGGTGGCTAAGAAGACAAAAACTCAACGAGCGATTAGTCAGCGTTTAAGCGCGCATTCTGCGAAAATCGATTCAACAACCATCGGTCAACTCCACCAACCCATGTCCACTGTCAACGAAATCCCACTCCTCAACCCTCAGCTCCTCGCGCAGCTGGAGCGGCTGGAATTGATGAGCCGGAAGATTTTTCGGGGGCGGATGAAGGGCGAACGGCGGAGCAAACGTAAAGGGCAGAGCGTCGAGTTTGCCGATTTTCGCAATTACGTTCCTGGCGACGATCTGCGGTTTATCGATTGGAATTTGTACGCTCGCATGGACCGGCTGTTCCTCAAGCTGTTTCTCGAGGAAGAGGATCTGCACGTGTATGTGCTGATCGACGCCAGCACCAGCATGACCTTCGGCGAGCCGACGAAGTTGCAGTACGCCAAGCAACTCGCCGCGGCCCTCGGTTACATCGGTTTGACTCGTGCCGACCGCGTGAAGATCGAATCGCTGGGCACGTCGCATCGCAACCCCGGCCCGATCCTTCGCGGCAAGGCCAGCGTCTGGCGGATGGTCGAACACCTCAACAGCATTCAGCCCGGCGAAAACATTTCGCTCGCCGAGGGGATCAAGAACTTTTGCATCCGCAATCAAAGCAAAGGAATTCTCATCCTCATCACCGATCTGATGGACAAGAGCGGTTACGAAAAAGCCCTCAAGCTGCTCGTCGCTCAGCAGATGGATTTTTATCTGCTGCACGTCCTCAGCCCCGAGGAGATCAATCCCGAGATCAAAGGGGACCTCCGCCTGGTCGACGCCGAAGACAGCGATATCGCCGAAGTCACCGTCAGCCGGCCGTTGCTCGACCGCTACAAGCGCACGCTGGCCGCCTTCGTCGACGGCGCGAAAGATTACTGCACCCGCCGCGGCATGAGTTACTTGATGACGAGCACGGAAACGCCGGTAGATAAACTGGTGGGAACGTATTTGCGCAAGCGGGGATTGGTGCGCTAATGATCCAATTCTTCACCAGCCACTTCCTGAATACCCTCACGCTAGGCCAATGGCTGATCTTGGCGCTCGTGCCGCCGGCAATTGTCGCGCTCTATTTCTTGAAGCTGCGCCGGCAACCACTGCAAGTGCCATCGACCTATCTGTGGAGCCGGGCGATCGAGGATTTGCATGTCAACTCGCTCTGGCAACGACTGCGGCAGAGCCTGCTGTTGTTGTTGCAGTTGCTGCTTATCGGCCTGCTGATCTTCACGCTGGTGCGGCCCGGTTGGAAAGGGACCGAGCTTGTCGGCAGTCGTTTGATTTTCATGGTCGATACCTCCGCGAGCATGAACTCCGCCGATGTGAAGCCGACGCGGCTCGACTCGGCCAAGCAACAAGCGCTCGCTCTCATCGAGCAGATGAAGCCCGGCGATGTCGCCATGGTCATCAGCTTTTCAAACGTCGCTAAAGTCGAGCAAACCTTCACTGACAACCGCCGCCTGCTGCGGCAAAAAGTCGAGCTGATCGCGGCGACGAACCGCAGCAGCGATCTGAGCGAAGCCCTCCGCGCCGCGAGCGGCCTGGCCAATCCCGGTCAGACCGGCGACCCGAACAATAAAGATGACATTCAAACGGCTGAGGCGCAGCCGGCCACGATGTATCTCTTCACCGACGGCGGTTTCAACGCAGTGCCGACCTTCCGCCTCGGCAATCTGAAAGCGGAGTACGTGAAGGTCGCGTCGGCCAAGCCGCGGAACATCGGCATCGTCGCCTTCAGCACCGACGCCAATCCGGAAAAGCCCGGCCAGATCCAAGCCTTTGCCCGCGTCGAAAACTACGGCCTCGCAACCGAGAAAGCCGTCGCGACACTGTATGTGAACGACATCGAGCTCGATTCGCAAAACGTCGAAGTCGCGGGCCGCGATCCGAAGAACGATTTGCCCGGCGCTGCCGGCGTGAAGTTCGAAATGGACACGATCGAAAACGGCGTGCTCAAACTCGAGCTCGAAATCAAAGACGACTTGCCACTCGACAATCGGGCCTACACCGTCGTCAATTTGCCACAGCCGGCTAAGATTCTGCTCCTCACGCCCGGCAACGATGCGCTCGAACTGGCACTCGCCACCGATGAAGCCGTGAAGATGGCCAAGGTGACCAGGCAGCCGCCGAAGTATATGGAAGATAAAAAGTACCTCGACGCCGCGGCTGACAGTTCGTACGACCTGATCATCTACGATCAGTGCGCGCCCAAGCAGATGCCGAACTGCAACACCCTCTTCATCGGCACGCTCCCTCCTGGCAACGAATGGCAGGCCGCCCCAAAAGCGTTTCCCACGATCGTGCGCGATGTCAATCAGCTGCATCCGCTGTCGCAGTTGCTCGCCATGGAAAACGTGAAGATCCTCGAATCGACGCCCCTCACCGGCCCGCCCGGCAGCACGCCGCTGATGGAAGCCTACGTCGGTCAGGGCGCCGATACCAAGTTCAGCACCATCTACATGATCGGCCCCCGCGCGGGCTACGAAGATGCGGTGCTCGGCTTTGAGATCGTCGGCGTCGATGAAAAAGGAGACGTCGTCAGCAACACCGACTGGATGCGGCGACGGAGCTTTCCCGTCTTCGTCCTCAACGCCATCAAGTATCTCGGCGGCGTGCGCACCGGCCTAGCCATGCCCAGCGTGAAGCCGGGCGCACCAGCAGCGCTGCGAGCACTAACCGCCGTGAAGACGCTCACTGTTCGCTCGCCGCGCGGCGAACAATTCGCCATCGATCGCGAAGCCCAGAATCAATTCATCTTCACTCGCACCGACGACCTGGGCGTGTACGACGTGCGCGAAGGCTCGGGCGACAAGGTTTCGCAAAAAGTCGCCGTCAATCTGTTCGACCCGCGCGAGAGCAACCTCGAGCCCCGCGAAAAAATCGAAATCGGCGAAGAGATCAGCGCTCAAAAGGCCAAGCAAGTCTCGCGTCAAGAACTCTGGCGCTGGCTCCTGCTCGGCGCCATCGGCCTGCTGATCTTCGAATGGTACGTCTACAACCGCCGCGTGTATTTGTAATCGACGTGGGCTGGCACGATCGGCGAGAAAAGATCGTTCTGCAGCTCATGCCGGAACAGCGCGGAGTATCGCTCGTTCTGGCCTACGTTGAAAGTTGGCCGCGCCCCACGCATACTGCTCGCTGCCCACTAAAAATCACTCCCCGGTGCGATATGTCGAAACTACTCGCTGCGCTGCTCCTGTTCCTCGGCTTGGCCTTCGCTGCTCCTCTGACAGCGCAAGAAAAAACCGAAGCCGCTAAGGAAGAAGCCAAAAAGGAAGAACCTAAGAAAGAGACGCCGAAGAAAGAGGAGCCCAAAAAAGAAGAACCTAAGAAGGAAGAACCCAAACCCCCAGCGCGCAAGCCCAACATCGTGTTCTTCCTTGCCGACGACTTAGGCTACGGCGATATCGGCGCTTTCGGTCAGGAGAAAATCCGCACGCCGCGGCTCGATAAGCTGGCTCGCGAAGGGATGCGGATGGTGCAGCATTACTCGGGTAATGCAGTGTGTGCGACTTCGCGTTGCGTGCTGATGACCGGCGTGCATCCGGGGCATGCGATCGTCCGCGACAACAAGCAGGTCAAGCCGCAGAGCCAGTTTCCGCTGCCGGAAGGGACCGTCACGCTGCCGAAGCTGCTCAAGGAAAACGGCTACGCCACCGGCGCGTTCGGCAAATGGGGCCTCGGCGGCGACGACACCACTGGCGAACCGACGAAGCAATACATCGATCGCTTTTACGGCTACTACTGCCAGGCCGTGGCCCACAATTACTACCCGACGTTTCTCTGGGACAACGCGACGAAGCAGATGCTCGAGAACGAGCCGTTTGCCTCGAATCAAAAGTTGCCAGAGGGGGCCGATCCGAATGATCCGAAGAGTTACGAACGCTACAGCGGCAAGCAGTTCGCGCCTGATCTGATCGCCGAAGAGGCTTTGAAGTTTGTCAAAGACCACAAGGACGAACCGTTCTTTTTGTTCTTCCCCACGACCATTCCACACCTAGCGCTGCAGGTGCCGCAGGATGGACTCGATGCTTACAAAGGGGCGTTCACCGAAGACCCGCCGTACCCGGGCGGCAAGGGCTATCTGCCGCATCGCACGCCGCGGGCTGCGTATGCAGCGATGGTCAGCCGATTGGATAGTTACGCCGGCCGCATTATGGATCTGGTCAACGAGCTCAAGCTCGACGAGCACACGATCTTTGTCTTCTCATCCGACAACGGCCCGCTCAATGATCGCTTCGGCGGCACCGACACCGACTTCTTCAACAGCAAACGCAACCTCCGCGGCTTCAAGGGCTCGCTCTACGAAGGTGGCGTGCGCGAACCGACGTTCGTTCGCTGGAAGAACAAGATCGAAGGAGGCACGCTCAGCTACCGCGTGACCGGCTTCGAGGATTGGCTCCCCACGCTGCTCGATCTCGCGGGCCTCGCCAAGGAAACCCCGAAGGGGCTCGATGGAATTAGTTTCAAAGCGGCCCTCGAAGGCAAAACGATGACGCAGCGGCCGTTCCTCTATCGCGAGTTTCCCGGCTACGGCGGCCAGCAATCGGTCCGAGTCGGCGATTGGAAAGCGATCAAGCAAGGCCTCGCCAAGGGCCCCGCCGAGATCGAACTCTACGACCTCCGCGTCGACGAATCGGAAACGAACAACGTGGCCTCGGCCAACCCAGACGTGGTGAAGCAACTCGCCGCGATCATGGACAAGCAGCACGTCCCCAGTAAGGATTTTCCGATCAAAGGTCTCGGCGATCCCATGCCGGAACCGATGGGGAAGAAGTGATGCGCCAGCTCTTCGCAGTCTGCCTGATTGTCGCCACGACGAAGCTCGCTGTTGCGGCGGAAGTTTCGCAGCCGGTGCGCAAATTCATCGAAACGAACTGCACGAGTTGCCATGATGCGGATACGAAGAGTGGTGGCTTGGATTTGACGGCGCTCGGTGGCGAACTAGGCGAGGCCGCGACGTTCAATCGCTGGGTGAAAATTCACGATCGCGTGAAGAGCGGTGAAATGCCGCCGCCGGAGAAGAAGGCCGAGAAGGCCGCGCCGCTGAAGGATCGCGACAATATCGTCAAGCAACTTGCCGATCAACTGGCGGGAACCGATAACCAGCGGCAGCGCTCACAAGGCCGCGTGCCAATCCGGCGTTTGAACCGGACCGAGTACGAAAACACGATGCGCGATCTGTTTTCGCTGCCGGGACTGCAGGTGAAGGAGTTGTTGCCCGAGGATGGCCGGGCCGATGGTTCTGACAAGGCGAGCACCGCGCTCGAAATCTCCGCTGTGCAGTTGCGGAAGTATCTGGAAGCGGCTGATTACATTCTCGACGAAGCCATCGCGCACGAAGACAAACCGATGGTTTTTCGCGAGCGTTTTCGCCGCATCGGTGGACTGGCGCAGTTTTGCGAATGCACCTTCCCGATCACGAAGGGGCGCGTCGACATGAGCGTGGTCGAAAAGATCCGCCCGCGCGACGGCAGTCAAGGCATTCACATGCGCGACTACGATCCGTATCTCCGCGCGATGGATTCGCTGGGCATCACGACGCACGCCAGGCCGTCGTGGGATGCGGTCATCGAAAACTTCTCGCCATTCCACTCGGGCTATTACCGGCTGAAGACTTCGGTCTGGAGTTTCAATTACAACAAGGGCGAAATCGGTCAGACCGATCGGATGCAATCGATCGCGCTCACTGCCGATGGACGTGTGCTCGCCTATCTCGACGCGCCATCGCAACAGCCGAAGGAATTTGAAGCCGTCGTGTGGCTCAATGAAGCCGAGGTGCTGGAGCTGAATCCGGCGAGTCTCTGGGCAAACTTCAATTCGGCCTACAACCACGAAGGGCCCGGCGTGGCCGTCGACTACTTTGATGTCGAAGGGCCGCTCAACGACATTTGGCCGCCGGCCAGTCATCGCCGTTTGTTCGGCAACTTGCCCGTCGCAGAACTGACGTACGAAAAAGATCGCGACTATCCGCGGCAGCCGGCCAAGCCGCAGCGAAAACCCGGTTTTCGACCCGATCATCGCGATGGCAAGGAGTTTCAAAAATGGCAAAGCGTCTGGTCGGCTGCATCTTCGCGGCCTAAGGATGATGCCCGTCGATTGTTGAAAGATTTCCTGCCGCGGGCCTTCCGCCGGCCGGTGGCTGCTGAGGAAATTGATGTCTACGTGAAGATCGCGCACGATCTCATCGACGCGGGCGACTACTTCGAAACGGCCATGCGAGCCGCTTATCGCGTGGCACTTTGTTCGCCTGATTTTCTGTTCATTCAGGAGATTCCCGGTTCGGCTTCACCGTCGGACCCAATGGTGCTCGATCAACATGCGGTGGCTACGCGGCTGTCGTATTTCCTGTGGAATTCGACGCCCGACGATGAGCTGCTGAAGCTCGCGGCCAGCAATCAACTCCATTCGCGAGCGCTCACGCAGCAGATTGATCGAATGCTCGCCGATCCGCGATCGGATCGCTTCGTCGAGGACTTTCTCGATCAATGGCTCGACTTGCGGAAG contains:
- a CDS encoding arylsulfatase — encoded protein: MSKLLAALLLFLGLAFAAPLTAQEKTEAAKEEAKKEEPKKETPKKEEPKKEEPKKEEPKPPARKPNIVFFLADDLGYGDIGAFGQEKIRTPRLDKLAREGMRMVQHYSGNAVCATSRCVLMTGVHPGHAIVRDNKQVKPQSQFPLPEGTVTLPKLLKENGYATGAFGKWGLGGDDTTGEPTKQYIDRFYGYYCQAVAHNYYPTFLWDNATKQMLENEPFASNQKLPEGADPNDPKSYERYSGKQFAPDLIAEEALKFVKDHKDEPFFLFFPTTIPHLALQVPQDGLDAYKGAFTEDPPYPGGKGYLPHRTPRAAYAAMVSRLDSYAGRIMDLVNELKLDEHTIFVFSSDNGPLNDRFGGTDTDFFNSKRNLRGFKGSLYEGGVREPTFVRWKNKIEGGTLSYRVTGFEDWLPTLLDLAGLAKETPKGLDGISFKAALEGKTMTQRPFLYREFPGYGGQQSVRVGDWKAIKQGLAKGPAEIELYDLRVDESETNNVASANPDVVKQLAAIMDKQHVPSKDFPIKGLGDPMPEPMGKK
- the tnpA gene encoding IS200/IS605 family transposase, translated to MSNHCFHEIFLHITWHTKDSYPLITASIESEVHSLLRKRCGEAKGVWLHALNGTPNHVHIAISIEPTVTISDFIGQLKGGSAFDFNKTARMKRMEWQRGYGVVSFGKLNLPWVTRYIDNQKEHHGCGTQIDRLERFCEYDEGEGYDARSY
- a CDS encoding DUF58 domain-containing protein, whose amino-acid sequence is MSTVNEIPLLNPQLLAQLERLELMSRKIFRGRMKGERRSKRKGQSVEFADFRNYVPGDDLRFIDWNLYARMDRLFLKLFLEEEDLHVYVLIDASTSMTFGEPTKLQYAKQLAAALGYIGLTRADRVKIESLGTSHRNPGPILRGKASVWRMVEHLNSIQPGENISLAEGIKNFCIRNQSKGILILITDLMDKSGYEKALKLLVAQQMDFYLLHVLSPEEINPEIKGDLRLVDAEDSDIAEVTVSRPLLDRYKRTLAAFVDGAKDYCTRRGMSYLMTSTETPVDKLVGTYLRKRGLVR
- a CDS encoding AAA family ATPase translates to MSIGESMQKQAEEFRNRYNAVREQIGRVIVGHDDIVHGVLTGMFIGGHCLLEGVPGLGKTMLVRTLAETLDLKFNRVQFTPDLMPSDILGTNMINENAEGRRVFEFQRGPIFTQILLADEINRATPKTQSAMLETMQEGTVTVAGQRYELEKPFFVLATQNPIEQEGTYPLPEAQLDRFLFKLVVGYSGREELATIVDRTTKGINIRPEKVMDGTEIRTWQKLIRDVILAQHVQDYIVRLILATHPNGPYALPITNQYLRWGSSPRGAQTIALASKVRALLEGRYNVSFEDVRRSFLPAMRHRVILNFEAQAEGLDTDHVLLEILEKLPEKGEDAPVKAALAR
- a CDS encoding vWA domain-containing protein — protein: MIQFFTSHFLNTLTLGQWLILALVPPAIVALYFLKLRRQPLQVPSTYLWSRAIEDLHVNSLWQRLRQSLLLLLQLLLIGLLIFTLVRPGWKGTELVGSRLIFMVDTSASMNSADVKPTRLDSAKQQALALIEQMKPGDVAMVISFSNVAKVEQTFTDNRRLLRQKVELIAATNRSSDLSEALRAASGLANPGQTGDPNNKDDIQTAEAQPATMYLFTDGGFNAVPTFRLGNLKAEYVKVASAKPRNIGIVAFSTDANPEKPGQIQAFARVENYGLATEKAVATLYVNDIELDSQNVEVAGRDPKNDLPGAAGVKFEMDTIENGVLKLELEIKDDLPLDNRAYTVVNLPQPAKILLLTPGNDALELALATDEAVKMAKVTRQPPKYMEDKKYLDAAADSSYDLIIYDQCAPKQMPNCNTLFIGTLPPGNEWQAAPKAFPTIVRDVNQLHPLSQLLAMENVKILESTPLTGPPGSTPLMEAYVGQGADTKFSTIYMIGPRAGYEDAVLGFEIVGVDEKGDVVSNTDWMRRRSFPVFVLNAIKYLGGVRTGLAMPSVKPGAPAALRALTAVKTLTVRSPRGEQFAIDREAQNQFIFTRTDDLGVYDVREGSGDKVSQKVAVNLFDPRESNLEPREKIEIGEEISAQKAKQVSRQELWRWLLLGAIGLLIFEWYVYNRRVYL
- a CDS encoding DUF1592 domain-containing protein, encoding MRQLFAVCLIVATTKLAVAAEVSQPVRKFIETNCTSCHDADTKSGGLDLTALGGELGEAATFNRWVKIHDRVKSGEMPPPEKKAEKAAPLKDRDNIVKQLADQLAGTDNQRQRSQGRVPIRRLNRTEYENTMRDLFSLPGLQVKELLPEDGRADGSDKASTALEISAVQLRKYLEAADYILDEAIAHEDKPMVFRERFRRIGGLAQFCECTFPITKGRVDMSVVEKIRPRDGSQGIHMRDYDPYLRAMDSLGITTHARPSWDAVIENFSPFHSGYYRLKTSVWSFNYNKGEIGQTDRMQSIALTADGRVLAYLDAPSQQPKEFEAVVWLNEAEVLELNPASLWANFNSAYNHEGPGVAVDYFDVEGPLNDIWPPASHRRLFGNLPVAELTYEKDRDYPRQPAKPQRKPGFRPDHRDGKEFQKWQSVWSAASSRPKDDARRLLKDFLPRAFRRPVAAEEIDVYVKIAHDLIDAGDYFETAMRAAYRVALCSPDFLFIQEIPGSASPSDPMVLDQHAVATRLSYFLWNSTPDDELLKLAASNQLHSRALTQQIDRMLADPRSDRFVEDFLDQWLDLRKINFTSPEARLYPEFRPDLRDAMLAESRAFFRELLAHDLSVSQIVDSSFLMLNQRLSEHYRIGGIQGTEIRRVTKPAGSPYGGLMTQAAVLKVTANGTTTSPVTRGAWVMDRVLGRPPDPPPPDISAIDPDVRGTTTIRQQLDAHRNNAICAGCHAKMDPAGFALENFDVIGGWRTLYRFTGEKPATEGTPRLGKDPQKHDFLGVLPNQWVHVMNNVRFGQPVDGSGVTVDGQAFKDIHEFKRLLFAEEEQIARNLTERLIQYSTGARVSFADRQQVDAILTKTRPGHFGLRSLICETIYSPLFRRK